A window of the Acidovorax sp. YS12 genome harbors these coding sequences:
- a CDS encoding sigma-54-dependent Fis family transcriptional regulator: MHPSPPLPETMTAWLESLPEPHILFDRHYRILAANAAYLRQYGQGRPVLGRTCHEVSHHSSVPCDQAGESCPLARALQSRQRERVLHLHHTRSGEDYVQIELLPLRGPGGQLQYFLEKMEPLPISSGCGAAGGAQGMIGRSPAFQAVRELIARVGPSQASVLLLGESGTGKELAARAVHEASTRAARALVVVDCASLPETLFESELFGHEKGAFTGAHAARAGLVEAAHGGTLFLDEVGDIPLSMQVKLLRLLEGGTYRRVGQTELRRADIRLVAATHRDLRAMVREGRFRQDLYYRLSTFPIQLPALRERAQDIPLLAESLLQRVAPGRRLTLAPAALRCLAQHPFPGNVRELRNVLERAALLADGDTLTAPAVARALSFDQGARAPEPPGGAAPGADLRSLEAAALRSALQTPGRTRRELAQALGISPRTLYRKLRALQL; this comes from the coding sequence ATGCACCCGTCCCCGCCCCTGCCCGAAACCATGACCGCCTGGCTCGAATCGCTGCCCGAGCCGCACATCCTGTTCGACCGGCACTACCGCATCCTCGCCGCCAACGCCGCCTACCTGCGCCAGTACGGCCAGGGGCGGCCCGTGCTGGGGCGCACCTGCCACGAGGTCTCGCACCACTCCAGCGTGCCCTGCGACCAGGCGGGCGAGAGCTGCCCGCTGGCGCGCGCGCTGCAAAGCCGCCAGCGCGAGCGCGTGCTGCACCTGCACCACACGCGCAGCGGCGAGGACTACGTGCAGATCGAACTGCTGCCGCTGCGCGGCCCGGGCGGGCAACTGCAGTACTTCCTGGAGAAGATGGAGCCGCTGCCCATCTCCAGCGGCTGCGGCGCGGCGGGCGGCGCGCAGGGCATGATCGGGCGCAGCCCGGCGTTCCAGGCGGTGCGCGAGCTGATCGCGCGCGTCGGCCCCTCGCAGGCCAGCGTGCTGCTGCTGGGCGAATCGGGCACCGGCAAGGAGCTGGCCGCGCGCGCCGTGCACGAGGCCAGCACCCGCGCCGCGCGCGCGCTCGTGGTGGTCGATTGCGCCAGCCTGCCCGAGACCCTGTTCGAGAGCGAGCTCTTCGGCCATGAGAAGGGCGCCTTCACCGGCGCGCACGCCGCGCGCGCCGGGCTGGTCGAGGCCGCGCACGGCGGCACGCTGTTCCTCGACGAAGTGGGCGACATTCCGCTGTCCATGCAGGTCAAGCTGCTGCGCCTGCTCGAAGGCGGCACCTACCGGCGCGTGGGCCAGACCGAGCTGCGCCGCGCCGACATCCGCCTCGTGGCCGCCACCCACCGCGACCTGCGCGCCATGGTGCGCGAGGGGCGCTTCCGCCAGGACCTGTACTACCGCCTCAGCACCTTCCCCATCCAGCTGCCCGCGCTGCGCGAGCGCGCGCAGGACATACCGCTGCTGGCCGAGTCGCTGCTGCAGCGCGTGGCGCCCGGGCGCCGCCTCACGCTCGCGCCCGCGGCGCTGCGCTGCCTGGCGCAGCACCCGTTCCCGGGCAACGTGCGCGAGCTGCGCAACGTGCTGGAGCGCGCCGCGCTGCTGGCCGACGGCGACACCCTCACCGCCCCCGCCGTGGCGCGCGCGCTGTCGTTCGACCAGGGCGCGCGCGCGCCCGAGCCCCCTGGCGGCGCCGCGCCCGGCGCCGACCTGCGCAGCCTGGAGGCGGCGGCCCTGCGCAGCGCGCTGCAAACCCCGGGCCGCACGCGCCGCGAACTGGCGCAGGCCCTGGGCATCAGCCCGCGCACCCTCTACCGCAAGCTGCGTGCGCTGCAGCTTTGA
- a CDS encoding S8 family serine peptidase: MRHTTKPGRAARRLRIGLMPLVAAAMVACGGDGGSDPAPTPTCPETGPYACKSGETEPLYTFQWALNYLQSYFQGKADEAAFGGGIDLNVEPVHRQGIKGQGVNVLVIDTGVDLGHEDLLANADYDMSWNFLTGQNDPSPLLTPKKEAHGTNVAGMIGAAQNGKGVMGMAPLARLGGVPLIDTGGDVTEENFLDAYGGAAWSRKAHVINGSYGGDADAAPYGDADQAAVRGLKALRDGKGIVFVKSAGNEFDAVGLSEDTSADCGVLAGAYGCVNSGNDTTNLEPNVIVTAALNAKGQASSYSSTGPVLWITGMGGEYASAGQYGELSRLGAEQIAQGRAGDGPTIFSTDIRSCTEGYSRSDANPEKTNAFMRGVSERVPGVKDNPNCDYSTMNGTSSAAPTISGVVALMLSANPALTWRDVRDILRQSARVVDEGYEKRTRSFRAPRQDKPHAGLFDLQANALLPQAADKSQIAPGATQVPVELGWQTNAAGYRYSNWYGFGVPDAAKAVELAQLYKKEPARSRSAQQAVPEFTAVADLKGFEYQKVSLLGTFQGSGQTVDQFQVRLTGAALCLGSLGIAVESPSGTKSLLKMPLDHFAHPLRAVAAFTGYGLGSYAFHGENAQGTWKIYAVASNPRLNPADWSAADGWSTATTTCAAAPADGATAPQATLQVQARVIAQ; this comes from the coding sequence ATGCGTCATACAACAAAGCCAGGCCGCGCCGCGCGGCGCCTGCGCATCGGGCTGATGCCGCTGGTGGCGGCGGCCATGGTGGCCTGCGGCGGAGACGGCGGTTCGGACCCCGCCCCCACCCCCACGTGCCCTGAAACCGGCCCCTACGCCTGCAAGAGCGGCGAGACGGAGCCGCTCTACACCTTCCAGTGGGCGCTGAACTACCTGCAGAGCTACTTCCAGGGCAAGGCAGACGAGGCGGCCTTTGGCGGTGGCATCGACCTGAACGTGGAGCCCGTGCACCGCCAGGGCATCAAGGGCCAGGGCGTGAACGTGCTGGTGATCGACACCGGCGTGGACCTGGGCCACGAAGACCTGCTGGCCAACGCCGACTACGACATGTCGTGGAACTTCCTGACCGGGCAGAACGACCCCAGCCCGCTGCTCACCCCCAAGAAGGAAGCGCACGGCACCAACGTGGCGGGCATGATCGGCGCGGCGCAGAACGGCAAGGGCGTGATGGGCATGGCGCCGCTGGCCAGGCTCGGCGGTGTGCCGCTGATCGATACGGGCGGGGACGTCACCGAGGAAAACTTCCTGGATGCCTATGGCGGCGCTGCCTGGTCGCGCAAGGCGCATGTGATCAACGGCTCCTACGGCGGCGACGCCGACGCGGCGCCTTACGGCGATGCCGATCAGGCGGCGGTGCGCGGGCTCAAGGCGCTGCGCGACGGCAAGGGCATCGTGTTCGTCAAGTCGGCGGGCAACGAATTCGACGCTGTCGGTCTGAGTGAAGACACGTCTGCCGACTGCGGCGTCCTGGCCGGCGCCTACGGCTGCGTGAACTCCGGCAATGACACGACGAACCTGGAGCCCAACGTCATCGTCACCGCCGCGCTCAACGCCAAGGGCCAGGCTTCGAGCTACAGCAGCACCGGCCCGGTGCTGTGGATCACCGGCATGGGCGGGGAGTACGCCAGTGCAGGCCAGTACGGCGAGCTGTCCCGCCTCGGCGCCGAGCAGATCGCCCAGGGCCGCGCGGGCGATGGGCCGACCATCTTTTCCACCGACATCCGCTCCTGCACCGAGGGCTACAGCCGCAGCGACGCCAATCCCGAGAAAACCAACGCCTTCATGCGCGGCGTGAGCGAGCGCGTGCCCGGGGTGAAGGACAACCCGAACTGCGACTACAGCACCATGAACGGCACCTCGTCCGCCGCGCCCACCATCAGCGGCGTGGTGGCGCTCATGCTCAGTGCCAACCCGGCGCTGACCTGGCGCGACGTGCGCGACATCCTGCGCCAGTCGGCGCGCGTGGTGGACGAAGGCTACGAAAAGCGCACGCGCAGCTTCCGCGCCCCGCGCCAGGACAAGCCGCACGCCGGCCTGTTCGACCTGCAGGCCAACGCCCTGCTGCCCCAGGCCGCCGACAAGAGCCAGATCGCCCCCGGCGCCACCCAGGTGCCGGTGGAGCTGGGCTGGCAGACCAACGCGGCGGGCTACCGCTACTCCAACTGGTACGGCTTCGGCGTGCCTGACGCCGCCAAGGCCGTCGAGCTGGCGCAGCTCTACAAGAAGGAGCCGGCACGCAGCCGCAGCGCGCAGCAGGCCGTGCCGGAGTTCACCGCCGTGGCCGACCTGAAGGGCTTCGAGTACCAGAAGGTCAGCCTGCTGGGCACCTTCCAGGGCAGCGGCCAGACCGTGGACCAGTTCCAGGTGCGCCTGACGGGCGCCGCGCTGTGCCTGGGCTCGCTGGGCATCGCGGTGGAGTCGCCCTCGGGCACCAAGTCGCTGCTGAAGATGCCGCTCGATCACTTCGCGCACCCGCTGCGCGCCGTGGCCGCGTTCACCGGCTATGGCCTGGGCAGCTATGCCTTCCACGGGGAAAATGCCCAGGGCACCTGGAAAATCTACGCCGTGGCATCCAACCCGCGCCTGAACCCCGCCGACTGGAGCGCCGCCGACGGCTGGAGCACCGCCACCACCACCTGCGCCGCCGCCCCCGCCGACGGCGCCACCGCCCCGCAAGCCACGCTGCAAGTGCAGGCGCGGGTTATCGCTCAGTGA
- the petA gene encoding ubiquinol-cytochrome c reductase iron-sulfur subunit, with translation MTAHALPPPPAAPRATDAERRTMIQATAAAGAVAAVAAAVPFASSFAPSERARAQGAAVEVDISTLAPGEMVTVEWRGKPVWILRRTPEMLQALAQHDAALADPASNKDQQPAYARNAHRSIQPEIFVAVGICTHLGCSPTQVPAGGALGNLGADWDGGFFCPCHGSTFDNAGRVYRNKPAPTNLEVPPHQFLSATRLLIGEDAQG, from the coding sequence ATGACCGCCCATGCCCTCCCGCCACCGCCCGCTGCCCCCCGTGCCACCGATGCCGAGCGGCGCACCATGATCCAGGCCACCGCCGCCGCGGGCGCCGTGGCCGCCGTGGCGGCGGCGGTGCCGTTCGCCTCCAGCTTCGCGCCGAGCGAGCGCGCCCGCGCGCAGGGCGCGGCGGTGGAGGTGGACATCAGCACCCTGGCGCCCGGAGAGATGGTGACGGTGGAGTGGCGCGGCAAGCCGGTGTGGATCCTGCGGCGCACGCCCGAGATGCTGCAGGCGCTGGCGCAGCACGACGCGGCGCTGGCCGACCCCGCGTCGAACAAGGACCAGCAGCCCGCCTACGCGCGCAACGCGCACCGCTCGATCCAGCCCGAGATCTTCGTGGCCGTGGGCATCTGCACGCACCTGGGCTGCTCGCCCACGCAGGTGCCGGCGGGCGGCGCGCTGGGCAACCTGGGCGCCGACTGGGACGGTGGGTTTTTCTGCCCCTGCCACGGCTCCACCTTCGACAATGCCGGCAGGGTGTACCGCAACAAGCCCGCCCCGACGAACCTGGAGGTTCCGCCGCACCAGTTCCTGAGCGCCACGCGGCTGCTCATCGGGGAAGACGCCCAAGGCTGA
- a CDS encoding response regulator, translated as MPRNEPLLPPGSTTPRTAHVILVVDDALDSLRMLCDALAAEGYTVLSARDAEEALQRFSLTVPDGVLLDAVMPGMDGFTLCRHLKATPPWAHVPVVFMTGLSETAQIVEGFAAGGVDYVVKPLRIPEVLARLATHVRNARTARQAQEAVDVAGLGVVVLDSLNRVAWRSPQASRWLEDAFVQDSADAWLAQAREEGQRTLALANGQQLLARHMGASGLGESILLLSHATPQAKAARTLQQAALTPRETEVLSWLSKGKTNRDIADILGMSPRTVNKHLEHIFEKLGVETRTAAAAIAGQLLTAAPRAE; from the coding sequence ATGCCCAGGAATGAGCCCCTGCTGCCCCCCGGCAGCACCACCCCTCGCACCGCCCATGTCATCCTGGTGGTGGACGACGCGCTGGACAGCCTGCGCATGCTGTGCGATGCCCTGGCGGCGGAGGGCTACACCGTGCTCTCGGCACGCGATGCCGAGGAAGCCCTGCAACGCTTCAGCCTCACCGTGCCAGATGGCGTGCTGCTGGATGCCGTCATGCCCGGCATGGATGGGTTCACGCTGTGCCGCCATCTCAAAGCCACTCCGCCCTGGGCCCATGTGCCGGTGGTCTTCATGACCGGGCTGTCGGAAACCGCGCAGATCGTGGAAGGCTTCGCTGCTGGCGGGGTGGACTACGTGGTCAAGCCCCTGCGCATTCCTGAGGTCCTGGCGCGCCTGGCCACCCATGTGCGCAATGCCCGAACAGCGCGCCAGGCCCAGGAAGCTGTCGATGTCGCGGGCCTGGGGGTCGTGGTTCTGGACAGCCTGAACCGAGTCGCCTGGCGCTCCCCCCAGGCCTCACGCTGGCTGGAAGACGCGTTTGTCCAGGACAGCGCCGACGCCTGGCTGGCGCAGGCCCGCGAGGAAGGCCAGCGAACCCTTGCCCTGGCCAACGGCCAGCAGCTGCTGGCACGCCACATGGGCGCCAGCGGCCTGGGGGAATCCATCTTGCTGCTCAGCCACGCGACGCCCCAGGCCAAAGCCGCACGCACGCTGCAGCAGGCCGCGCTCACGCCGCGCGAGACCGAGGTGCTCTCATGGTTGAGCAAGGGCAAGACCAACCGCGACATCGCCGACATCCTGGGTATGAGCCCGCGCACGGTCAACAAGCACCTGGAGCACATCTTCGAAAAACTCGGCGTGGAAACGCGCACCGCCGCCGCGGCCATTGCCGGCCAATTGCTGACAGCAGCCCCCCGGGCGGAGTGA
- the cobN gene encoding cobaltochelatase subunit CobN, producing the protein MLKKLLHFLLFALCWGTALAQQAPAQPALSLLFIATGNVPAGKFRQLAEIARPHGLSVQVRYLHQLPRNADAGLWRGHDAVFIDSYLQDAVREHLAGALPALKAPHAWLYDQQPAWGGGLPESVGRRLVAYYANGGRQNFEGFFALLAAQLRGQPEPALPAPIVFPKAAVYHPGAPGLVFAKAQDYLRWKGVPAGTAPGQRPPVIGIALHQQYIASMQTDFIDDLIARIEAGGAVALPFYTPMMDPSSFTRLLQPAGSGAPLADVLITTQIMLSGEDRRREFSALGIPVLQAMPYRRGGEADWAADPHGVALMDVPFYLAQPEYAGVIDIQVAAATRKSDDQVVPIAAQAQAVVAKALRLAQLQRKPNADKRVAVMFWNYPAGEKNLSASFLNVPRSLRSTLAGLQAEGYATEVPDETMLTGLLQRLLAPNYREGLLPSLLQDGLAARLPVARYRAWLNQLPAETQAALRAAGGEPEQSPMVLRQGGEAFFVIPRLQLGHVTLLPQPGRGQPGQDKEKAIYHSTTALPPHHYLATYLWLRAQQQADALVHFGTHGTQEWLPGKERGLSVHDAPLLALGDLPVAYPYIADNIGEATQAKRRGRAVIVSHQTPPFAPGGLHAALTHMHDLLHQWQAQDEGAVKERLAADLLAAARAERVIADMGWTEARVQADFAAFVQELHTHLHELAQTAQPQGLHTLGQAPEELHRLGTVLLMLGHPFWEAAARHAGVPAQDLDEALVGPWDQLAQTAPYQLLQRHVIGNAPLDGLPPALRDALAQARQYHDSLGAQGEMRGLLAVLAGRHIGTSYGGDPIKNPDAYPTGRNLYGFDPSRVPTKQAWEAGKQAADNLLAEHLRLRGRQPGKLTFSLWSVETMRHQGLLEAQALWLLGVEPVWDEGGRVTGVQLVPREALGRPRVDVVLSATGLYRDHFPNVMKQLAQAALLAARANEADNPVAANARRIAQQLVARGADAQAAEQAGATRIFSSESGRYGTGLDDATLATDTWKGKDEGDRKLAQLYLSKMQFAYGPDEKQWGSAGVAGTKDGKGGSAGVNLYAEHLRGTEGAVLSRSSNLYGMLTTDDPFQYLGGISLAVRHLDGKAPELYISNLRGSGAGRVEGAAQFLSKELATRQFHPGYIQGLMKEGYAGTLQVLDATNNFWGWTATAREIVRDDQWQEMADVYVRDKHQLGLRQWFERNNPHALAQTMERMLEAARQGYWQTDAATLRELKERWRDLARRFDVRTDNAAFAALVGAKAQPGAGYGLDAPAAARPAATAPPAADSAPPPEPAAEAAQPEPEPAPPPPVSGLLMQPVTPPDDAPPPGAPLRNLAFGLLLAALTLGGAWRQRAAAHRLILQGA; encoded by the coding sequence ATGCTAAAGAAATTGCTGCATTTCCTGCTCTTCGCGCTGTGCTGGGGCACCGCCCTGGCGCAGCAGGCCCCGGCCCAGCCCGCGCTGTCGCTGCTGTTCATCGCCACCGGCAACGTGCCCGCGGGCAAGTTCCGCCAGCTCGCCGAGATCGCCCGGCCGCACGGCCTGAGCGTGCAGGTGCGCTACCTGCACCAGTTGCCGCGCAACGCCGACGCCGGGCTGTGGCGCGGGCATGACGCGGTGTTCATCGACAGCTACCTGCAGGACGCCGTGCGCGAGCACCTGGCGGGCGCGCTGCCCGCGCTCAAGGCGCCGCACGCCTGGCTGTACGACCAGCAGCCCGCCTGGGGCGGCGGCCTGCCCGAGTCCGTGGGGCGGCGCCTGGTGGCCTACTACGCCAACGGCGGGCGGCAGAACTTCGAGGGCTTCTTCGCCCTGCTGGCGGCGCAGCTGCGCGGCCAGCCCGAACCCGCGCTGCCCGCGCCCATCGTGTTCCCCAAGGCCGCCGTGTACCACCCGGGCGCGCCCGGCCTGGTGTTCGCCAAGGCGCAGGACTACCTGCGCTGGAAGGGCGTGCCCGCGGGCACCGCGCCGGGCCAGCGCCCGCCCGTCATCGGCATCGCGCTGCACCAGCAGTACATCGCGTCGATGCAGACCGATTTCATCGACGACCTGATCGCGCGCATCGAGGCCGGCGGTGCCGTGGCGCTGCCGTTCTACACGCCCATGATGGACCCGAGCAGCTTCACCCGGCTGCTGCAGCCGGCGGGCAGCGGCGCGCCGCTGGCCGACGTGCTCATCACCACGCAGATCATGCTCAGCGGCGAGGACCGGCGGCGCGAGTTCAGCGCCCTGGGCATCCCCGTGCTGCAGGCCATGCCCTACCGCCGCGGCGGCGAGGCCGACTGGGCCGCCGACCCGCACGGCGTGGCGCTGATGGACGTGCCCTTCTACCTGGCCCAGCCCGAGTACGCGGGCGTGATCGACATCCAGGTGGCCGCCGCCACGCGCAAGAGCGACGACCAGGTGGTGCCCATCGCCGCGCAGGCCCAGGCCGTGGTGGCCAAGGCGCTGCGCCTGGCGCAGCTGCAGCGCAAGCCCAATGCCGACAAGCGCGTGGCCGTGATGTTCTGGAACTACCCGGCAGGCGAGAAGAATCTCAGCGCCTCGTTCCTGAACGTGCCGCGCAGCCTGCGCAGCACGCTCGCCGGCCTGCAGGCCGAGGGCTACGCCACCGAGGTGCCCGACGAAACCATGCTCACCGGCCTGCTGCAGCGCCTGCTGGCGCCCAACTACCGCGAGGGCCTGCTCCCATCCCTGCTGCAGGACGGCCTGGCCGCGCGCCTGCCCGTGGCACGCTACCGCGCCTGGCTGAACCAGCTGCCGGCCGAGACGCAGGCCGCGCTGCGCGCCGCCGGCGGCGAGCCCGAGCAATCGCCCATGGTGCTGCGCCAGGGCGGCGAGGCGTTCTTCGTCATTCCGCGCCTGCAGCTCGGCCACGTCACGCTGCTGCCGCAGCCCGGGCGCGGCCAGCCGGGGCAGGACAAGGAGAAGGCCATCTACCACTCCACCACCGCGCTGCCGCCGCACCACTACCTGGCCACCTACCTGTGGCTGCGCGCGCAGCAGCAGGCAGACGCGCTGGTGCACTTCGGCACGCACGGCACACAGGAATGGCTGCCGGGCAAGGAGCGTGGCCTGTCGGTGCACGACGCGCCGCTGCTCGCGCTGGGCGACCTGCCGGTGGCCTACCCCTACATCGCCGACAACATCGGCGAGGCCACGCAGGCCAAGCGGCGCGGCCGCGCGGTGATCGTGAGCCACCAGACGCCGCCCTTCGCCCCCGGCGGGCTGCACGCCGCGCTGACGCACATGCACGACCTGCTGCACCAGTGGCAGGCGCAGGACGAAGGCGCCGTCAAGGAACGCCTGGCCGCCGACCTGCTGGCCGCCGCGCGCGCCGAGCGCGTGATCGCCGACATGGGCTGGACCGAGGCGCGCGTGCAGGCCGACTTCGCCGCCTTCGTGCAGGAACTGCACACCCACCTGCACGAACTGGCGCAGACCGCGCAGCCCCAGGGCCTGCACACCCTGGGCCAGGCGCCCGAGGAACTGCACCGCCTGGGCACGGTGCTGCTCATGCTCGGCCACCCGTTCTGGGAAGCCGCCGCGCGCCACGCCGGCGTGCCCGCGCAGGACCTGGACGAAGCCCTGGTCGGCCCCTGGGACCAACTGGCGCAGACCGCGCCCTACCAGCTGCTGCAACGCCACGTGATCGGCAACGCGCCGCTGGACGGCCTGCCCCCGGCCCTGCGCGACGCGCTGGCGCAGGCGCGCCAGTACCACGACAGCCTGGGCGCGCAGGGCGAAATGCGCGGCCTGCTGGCGGTGCTGGCGGGGCGGCACATCGGCACCTCCTACGGCGGCGACCCGATCAAGAACCCCGACGCCTACCCCACGGGCCGCAACCTGTACGGCTTCGACCCCTCGCGCGTGCCCACCAAACAGGCGTGGGAGGCCGGCAAGCAGGCCGCCGACAACCTGCTGGCCGAACACCTGCGCCTGCGCGGGCGCCAGCCGGGCAAGCTCACGTTCAGCCTGTGGTCGGTCGAAACCATGCGCCACCAGGGCCTGCTCGAAGCGCAGGCGCTGTGGCTCCTGGGCGTGGAGCCGGTGTGGGACGAAGGCGGACGCGTGACCGGCGTGCAGCTGGTGCCGCGCGAGGCGCTGGGCCGCCCGCGCGTGGACGTGGTGCTGTCGGCCACCGGGCTGTACCGCGACCACTTCCCGAACGTGATGAAGCAGCTCGCCCAGGCGGCGCTGCTGGCCGCGCGCGCCAACGAGGCCGACAACCCCGTGGCCGCCAACGCGCGCCGCATCGCGCAGCAGCTCGTGGCGCGCGGCGCCGATGCGCAGGCCGCCGAGCAGGCCGGCGCCACGCGCATCTTCTCGTCCGAGAGCGGGCGCTACGGCACCGGCCTGGACGACGCCACGCTGGCCACCGATACCTGGAAGGGCAAGGACGAAGGCGACCGCAAGCTGGCGCAGCTCTACCTGTCGAAAATGCAGTTCGCCTACGGCCCCGACGAGAAGCAGTGGGGCAGCGCCGGCGTGGCGGGCACGAAGGATGGAAAGGGCGGCAGCGCTGGCGTGAACCTGTACGCCGAGCACCTGCGCGGCACCGAGGGCGCGGTGCTCTCGCGCAGCTCCAACCTCTACGGCATGCTCACCACCGACGACCCGTTCCAGTACCTGGGCGGCATCTCGCTGGCGGTGCGGCATCTCGACGGCAAGGCGCCCGAGCTGTACATCAGCAACCTGCGCGGCAGCGGCGCCGGGCGCGTGGAGGGCGCGGCGCAGTTCCTGTCAAAGGAGCTGGCCACGCGCCAGTTCCACCCCGGCTACATCCAGGGGCTGATGAAGGAAGGCTACGCCGGCACGCTGCAGGTGCTGGACGCCACCAACAACTTCTGGGGCTGGACGGCGACGGCGCGCGAGATCGTGCGCGACGACCAGTGGCAGGAGATGGCCGACGTCTACGTGCGCGACAAGCACCAGCTCGGCCTGCGCCAGTGGTTCGAGCGGAACAACCCGCACGCGCTGGCGCAGACCATGGAGCGCATGCTGGAAGCCGCGCGCCAGGGCTACTGGCAGACCGACGCGGCCACGCTGCGCGAGCTGAAGGAGCGCTGGCGCGATCTGGCGCGGCGCTTCGACGTGCGCACCGACAACGCCGCCTTCGCCGCCCTGGTCGGCGCCAAGGCGCAGCCCGGCGCGGGCTACGGGCTGGACGCGCCCGCCGCCGCCCGGCCCGCCGCCACCGCGCCGCCCGCGGCCGACAGCGCGCCACCGCCCGAACCCGCCGCGGAAGCGGCGCAGCCGGAACCCGAACCGGCCCCGCCGCCGCCCGTCTCGGGCCTGCTGATGCAGCCCGTGACGCCGCCGGACGACGCGCCGCCGCCCGGCGCGCCGCTGCGCAACCTGGCCTTCGGCCTGCTGCTGGCGGCCCTCACCCTTGGCGGCGCCTGGCGCCAGCGCGCCGCCGCCCACCGACTCATCTTGCAAGGAGCCTGA
- the ccoG gene encoding cytochrome c oxidase accessory protein CcoG, with the protein MTTPAPQQQPPQGKFIPLYQAKNKVYPRAIDGVFNRWRWVLVFLTQLVFYGLPWLQWGERQMVLFDLGARRFYLFGLVLYPQDFIYLTGLLIISALSLFLFTAVAGRLWCGFSCPQTVYTEIFMWLENRIEGDRSTRMRLDKAPWTSWEKLWRKGLKQIAWIVVALWTGFTFVGFFVPIRQLGGEIMALQGTWQLFWVFFYSFATYGFAGHMREQVCKYMCPYARFQSAMFDKDTLIVTYDTERGEPRGARSKKVDPKAAGLGDCIDCSLCVQVCPTGIDIRNGLQYECIGCGLCVDACNSVMDKVSYPRGLIRYATQNGMLQRWSSAQMVRRVLRPRVLFYTTVLLGLSVALLTSLSLRVPLKVDVVRDRAALSRLVAGGQLENVYRLQIMNATEAPQRYRIGASGLEGLTVASEPEVEIGPAESRWVPVLLRIPYGSAAEGSHTVHFEVQAVQGAAHVTEKSVFLVPR; encoded by the coding sequence ATGACAACACCCGCCCCCCAGCAGCAGCCACCCCAAGGCAAGTTCATTCCCCTGTACCAGGCCAAGAACAAGGTCTACCCGCGCGCCATCGACGGCGTGTTCAACCGCTGGCGCTGGGTGCTGGTGTTCCTCACGCAGCTGGTGTTCTACGGCCTGCCGTGGCTGCAGTGGGGCGAGCGCCAGATGGTGCTGTTCGACTTGGGCGCGCGGCGCTTCTACCTGTTCGGGCTGGTGCTGTACCCGCAGGATTTCATCTACCTCACGGGCCTGCTCATCATCTCGGCGCTGTCGCTGTTCCTGTTCACCGCCGTGGCCGGGCGGCTGTGGTGCGGCTTCTCGTGCCCGCAGACGGTCTATACCGAGATCTTCATGTGGCTGGAGAACCGCATCGAGGGCGACCGCAGCACGCGCATGCGGCTGGACAAGGCGCCCTGGACCTCGTGGGAGAAGCTCTGGCGCAAGGGCCTGAAGCAGATCGCCTGGATCGTCGTGGCGCTGTGGACGGGCTTCACCTTCGTGGGCTTCTTCGTGCCCATCCGCCAGCTCGGCGGCGAAATCATGGCGCTGCAGGGCACCTGGCAGCTGTTCTGGGTGTTCTTCTACAGCTTCGCCACCTACGGCTTCGCCGGCCACATGCGCGAGCAGGTGTGCAAGTACATGTGCCCGTACGCGCGCTTCCAGAGCGCCATGTTCGACAAGGACACGCTCATCGTCACCTACGACACCGAGCGCGGCGAGCCGCGCGGCGCGCGCAGCAAGAAGGTGGACCCGAAGGCCGCCGGCCTGGGCGACTGCATCGACTGCTCGCTGTGCGTGCAGGTGTGCCCCACGGGCATCGACATCCGCAACGGCCTGCAGTACGAGTGCATCGGCTGCGGCCTGTGCGTGGACGCCTGCAACAGCGTGATGGACAAGGTGAGCTACCCGCGCGGCCTGATCCGCTACGCCACGCAGAACGGCATGCTCCAGCGCTGGAGCAGCGCGCAGATGGTGCGCCGCGTGCTGCGCCCGCGCGTGCTGTTCTACACCACGGTGCTGCTGGGCCTGAGCGTGGCGCTGCTCACCAGCCTGAGTCTGCGCGTGCCGCTGAAGGTGGACGTGGTGCGCGACCGCGCCGCGCTCTCGCGCCTGGTGGCGGGCGGCCAGCTGGAGAACGTGTACCGCCTGCAGATCATGAACGCCACCGAGGCGCCGCAGCGCTACCGCATCGGCGCCAGCGGGCTGGAGGGGCTGACGGTGGCATCGGAGCCCGAGGTGGAGATCGGCCCCGCCGAGTCGCGCTGGGTGCCGGTGCTGCTGCGCATTCCCTACGGCAGCGCCGCCGAGGGCTCGCACACGGTGCACTTCGAGGTGCAGGCGGTACAAGGCGCGGCGCATGTGACCGAGAAGTCGGTGTTCCTGGTGCCCCGGTAA